In Toxoplasma gondii ME49 chromosome VIII, whole genome shotgun sequence, a single genomic region encodes these proteins:
- a CDS encoding hypothetical protein (encoded by transcript TGME49_271935) yields the protein MEKHVTKPLSRQYIVEGPVVNLSVQPAGYELDPPQAAYYAFRAAGKTVRILIERTGDKPIQYSCPQPAKQVDQWATSAAPTSTAVEGQH from the coding sequence ATGGAAAAGCATGTGACTAAGCCGTTGTCGCGGCAATACATCGTTGAGGGTCCGGTCGTCAATCTGTCGGTGCAACCTGCTGGGTACGAACTTGACCCGCCGCAGGCAGCCTACTACGCTTTCCGTGCCGCCGGCAAAACTGTCAGAATCCTGATAGAGAGAACCGGCGACAAGCCCATTCAGTACTCTTGCCCGCAACCAGCAAAGCAAGTTGACCAGTGGGCGACCTCGGCGGCCCCAACTTCGACAGCAGTCGAAGGTCAACATTAA
- a CDS encoding hypothetical protein (encoded by transcript TGME49_271930), with protein MENPPQIPVYRTFKINCPSVSVTISADDTPLPQGLGEVKSPASLVTINPGVAPAPETASTIPVGDSVQNGCRSEEHDEPTVAPEPVHTAMHQRSSSRAANSLYRGVSAILPMEDEVEETWAVMRGDTEQQEPHDFTYWDKLRRQHTKTEIRRWTSFLPETQQDTAFYGRNIEVDVPVAAYTQGTYYQRQPESVDVKEFKLPTESYVAPPVYIRRTKGICNGLFTCISCLDSCTS; from the exons ATGGAAAACCCTCCGCAAATCCCAGTCTACAGAACTTTCAAGATCAACTGCCCGTCAGTGTCGGTTACAATTTCGGCAGACGACACTCCACTTCCTCAAGGGCTGGGTGAAGTGAAAAGTCCAGCCAGCCTGGTCACGATCAACCCCGGTGTGGCACCGGCCCCGGAAACCGCTTCCACTATCCCGGTTGGCGACAGCGTGCAAAATGGATGCAGGT CAGAAGAACATGATGAGCCGACGGTAGCGCCCGAGCCGGTGCACACAGCGATGCACCAACGATCTTCTTCGAGGGCTGCTAATTCTTTGTACCGCGGCGTGTCAGCAATTCTGCCTATGGAGGACGAAGTTGAGGAGACCTGGGCTGTTATGAGAGGCGACACTGAACAGCAGGAACCTCATGACTTCACCTACTGGGATAAACTCCGTCGGCAACACACGAAAACAGAGATCAGACGATGGACTTCATTCTTACCAGAAACCCAACAAGACACCGCGTTCTACGGCAGGAACATCG AAGTGGACGTACCCGTAGCAGCCTACACACAAGGCACGTACTACCAAAGACAGCCGGAGTCAGTGGATGTGAAAGAGTTCAAGTTGCCCACGGAGTCTTACGTGGCACCACCTGTTTACATCCGAAGGACAAAGGGCATCTGCAACGGACTGTTCACCTGTATATCGTGCTTGGACAGCTGCACGTCGTAA
- a CDS encoding hypothetical protein (encoded by transcript TGME49_271920) has protein sequence MVLLPLDEFSRSFFQFNTLSHAPDFANDPSPRRPAAFLVFCTPEVDSVCCCHLLSTFLNSRLLFLDSQWDCRNVALDIEFVGGIPDVLAWIDRHLDYHLNRASALELPAASAYRLPFYDRILFIGLGGLSDEDELDCSEGSPGAPKQAGLTATLFAAVTDLFLNKAVHLEAVEELKRQRRRERAERLRRQPFAFFNSREEAEDGRRQPPGSPDDAADGAAEVLTPEDEERVRRLETKLRNSVQIAVLDARRPVHNTLLRDGRWIMPMEEAEQEALERRRRELLESKGLPSLLAAGVYRSKPCAAVLAKVLEPLYEVESSAYAFAGATAAAAFLQEEWMSSDDYNDLIMAIKDINVSTFPYIEDDDNNGLLPLLRNGCLRDSLSVSSQLLFLSLGHASGDVSRSWATQQQSNELRVQCGLECKDMVNPFSGLAASQQRVVYDYLRQTLQLRDCYCLNWAKDRGNLPSVPNVDIAFLIQALLAKSGSHDAVGAAEYRTNAIEALQLLTRITSTVTREQNLLLQQLEKTQSLVVHHRLQLFRHLDLAVLSHARGGVLLATLRHPRTFLLHPAYIRAFALLCSLKQAGGDEEKRLPVVLHIVVEAPGPVGERSILYACTPNADAESPDLFPFVLHLLVSSGDLAEGLARRRGGKRSDAEHTEPSAVARCVKRDGGCPHMLHVAVGRLGSDVQKQIAAVYVNEVRRRAEAEAREDGDDDDLDLGREDEEGEENDDEKEEEDEKEVDTETGRAASQEDDDKEQRDLSNWASQGEHSEEELSEHEAKRRHSESFVGESKMSQRVERRGGGTASAW, from the exons ATGgtgctgcttcctcttgaCGAGTTTTCCCGCTCTTTCTTCCAGTTCAACACTCTCTCTCATGCCCCCGACTTCGCTAATGACCCGTCTCCCCGTCGTcctgccgccttcctcgtcttctgcacgCCTGAAGTAGACAGCGTCTGCTGCTGCCACCTGCTCTCCACCTTCCTCAACTCGCGACTCCTCTTCCTAGACAGTCAGTGGGACTGTAGAAATGTCGCTCTCGACATCGAGTTCGTCGGTG GAATTCCTGACGTACTGGCGTGGATCGATCGCCACTTGGACTATCACTTGAATCGCGCGTCCGCTCTCGAGTTGCCCGCTGCCTCTGCGTATCGCCTGCCTTTCTACGACCGCATTCTGTTCATCGGCTTGGGTGGGCTGTCAGACGAGGATGAACTCGACTGCTCCGAGGGGAGTCCGGGCGCGCCGAAACAGGCGGGGCTCACCGCCACGCTCTTTGCTGCTGTCACAGATCTTTTCTTGAACAAAGCTGTGCATCTGGAGGCGGTCGAAGaactgaagagacagcgcaggagagaacgcgcagagaggctgaggaggcagccgttcgccttcttcaactCCAGGGAGGAAGCTGAAGACGGCAGACGCCAGCCTCCCGGCTCCCCCGATGACGCAGCCGACGGGGCTGCGGAGGTCCTGACGCCtgaggacgaagaacgcgTGCGCCGCCTCGAAACGAAATTAAGAAACTCAGTCCAAATCGCTGTTCTCGACGCCCGACGCCCCGTTCACAACACGCTACTTCGT gATGGCCGGTGGATCATGCCGATGGAGGAGGCGGAACAGGAGGCTTTGgaacgacgacgaagagagctTCTGGAATCCAAGggacttccttctcttctcgctgcggGGGTCTATCGAAGCAAGCCTTGTGCAGCTGTCCTCGCCAAG GTCCTCGAGCCTCTGTATGAAGTGGAAAGCAGCGCATACGCGTTCGCGGGAGCTACCGCCGCTGCGGCGTTTCTCCAGGAAGAGTGGATGTCGAGCGACGACTACAACGACTTGATTATGGCCATCAAAGACATCAACGTCTCCACTTT TCCCTACATCGAGGACGACGACAACAACGGACTCCTGCCGCTTCTGCGAAACGG GTGTCTGCGCGACTCTCTGAGCGTGAGCAGTCAgttgcttttcctctctctcggccaTGCCTCGGGCGACGTCTCGCGGTCTTGGGCAACTCAACAGCAAAGCAACGAACTGCGCGTCCAGTGCGGTCTCGAATGCAAAGACATGGTGAACCCCTTCAGCGGTCTTGCAGCG TCCCAGCAAAGGGTCGTGTACGACTATCTCCGGCAGACGCTCCAACTGCGGGACTGCTACTGCCTCAACTGG gcGAAGGACCGGGGGAACCTACCCTCTGTACCCAACGTGGACATTGCCTTCCTCATCCAGGCTCTCCTCGCCAAATCAGGGTCGC ATGATGCAGTTGGAGCAGCGGAGTATCGAACCAATGCCATCGAGGCCTTGCAGCTCCTTACGAG AATCACCTCAACAGTCACTCGCGAGCAAAACCTTCTGCTCCAACAACTTGAGAAGACGCAGTCACTCGTGGTACACCATCGTCTGCAACTGTTTCGGCAT CTGGATTTGGCTGTTTTGAGTCACGCTCGAGGTGGCGTCTTGCTAGCGACGCTTCGACATCCTCGAACCTTTCTCCTCCATccggcttatattcgggcATTTGCGCTGCTCTGCTCGCTGAAGCAGGCAGggggcgacgaagagaagcgcctccCGGTCGTGCTTCACATCGTAGTGGAGGCGCCAGGACCTGTAGGGGAGCGCAGCATTTTGTACGCATGCACTCCAAATGCGGATGCGGAAAGTCCAGATCTCTTCCCCTTTGTTCTTCACCTTCTGGTCTCCAGTGGCGACTTAGCTGAGGGCCTTGCTCGCAGACGGGgcgggaagagaagcgacgcagagcATACAGAGCCGTCGGCCGTCGCCCGTTGTGTGAAACGCGACGGCGGCTGTCCCCACATGCTTCACGTGGCAGTCGGTCGGCTAGGCTCAGATGTCCAGAAGCAAATTGCTGCTGTCTACGTGAACGAAGTGCGGCGACGCGCCGAAGCAGAGGCTCgggaggacggagacgacgacgatCTCGAtctggggagagaagacgaagaaggagaagaaaacgatgatgagaaagaagaggaagacgagaaagaagtggaTACGGAGACGGGAAGGGCCGCGAGTCAAGAGGATGACGACAAAGAGCAG AGAGATCTGTCCAACTGGGCGTCCCAGGGCGAacacagtgaagaagagcttTCCGAGCACGAGGCAAAACGACGGCACAGCGAATCGTTTGTGGGTGAATCAAAAATGTCTCAAAGAGTGGAAAGGAGGGGAGGTGGGACAGCATCTGCTTGGTGA